The following are encoded in a window of Brevibacillus ruminantium genomic DNA:
- a CDS encoding aminotransferase class I/II-fold pyridoxal phosphate-dependent enzyme — MHPLASQLNETIQRENPHFYDMISDLGKLMYFPKEGILSQSAEAKAKANKFNATIGIAMENGQPMHLKVIQDNLSAYAPKDLYEYAPPAGKPELRAAWRKKMLEEHPSLEDKSFSNPIVTNALTHGLSIVSDLFAEPGDAVIIPDKNWENYELTFSVRRGAEMVYYPLYNENMKFNADGLREAILAQKEKGKAIVVLNFPNNPTGYTPGAEEAQRIIEALTAGAEAGINIVAVTDDAYFSLFFEDSLKESLFGALCNLHPRILPVKVDGATKEEYVWGFRVGFITYGGSSDALLSALEQKTLGIIRSTISSGPHPSQTFILEALKSPTFHQEKQEKFEIMKRRANRVKDLLDSGKFDEVWGYYPFNSGYFMCLKLKHVDAEALRLHLLEKYGVGTIALGKTDLRIAFSCIEEENIEELFSLIYQGALDLQA; from the coding sequence ATGCATCCACTTGCATCGCAGTTGAACGAAACCATCCAACGCGAAAACCCGCATTTCTACGACATGATCTCTGATTTGGGAAAATTGATGTATTTCCCGAAAGAAGGTATCCTCAGCCAATCAGCTGAAGCGAAAGCGAAAGCAAACAAGTTTAATGCGACCATCGGCATCGCCATGGAAAACGGGCAGCCTATGCATTTGAAGGTCATTCAAGACAACTTGTCCGCTTATGCGCCCAAAGATTTGTACGAATACGCACCGCCTGCAGGTAAACCGGAGCTTCGCGCAGCCTGGCGAAAAAAAATGCTGGAGGAACACCCGTCCTTGGAGGATAAATCTTTCAGCAACCCGATTGTCACCAATGCCCTGACTCACGGGCTCAGCATTGTTTCCGATCTGTTCGCAGAACCTGGCGACGCCGTCATTATCCCGGATAAAAACTGGGAAAACTACGAGCTGACTTTCTCCGTTCGCCGTGGAGCGGAAATGGTATACTACCCGCTGTACAACGAAAATATGAAGTTTAATGCGGATGGCTTGCGCGAGGCGATTTTGGCGCAAAAAGAAAAAGGCAAAGCGATCGTCGTGCTCAACTTCCCCAACAACCCGACGGGCTACACGCCTGGTGCAGAAGAAGCACAGCGTATTATTGAAGCGCTGACTGCTGGTGCCGAAGCCGGTATCAATATCGTTGCGGTAACCGATGACGCTTATTTTAGCTTGTTCTTCGAAGATTCCCTCAAAGAATCCCTGTTCGGGGCACTTTGTAACCTACATCCGCGCATTCTGCCGGTAAAAGTGGATGGCGCGACCAAAGAAGAGTATGTATGGGGATTCCGGGTTGGATTCATCACCTATGGCGGCTCGAGTGATGCACTGCTTTCAGCGCTGGAACAAAAAACGCTCGGAATTATTCGCTCTACCATCTCCAGCGGTCCGCATCCTTCGCAAACCTTCATCCTGGAGGCGCTCAAATCTCCAACATTCCACCAGGAAAAGCAAGAAAAGTTCGAGATCATGAAACGCCGCGCCAACCGGGTCAAGGATTTGCTGGACAGCGGTAAGTTCGATGAGGTATGGGGCTATTATCCGTTCAACTCCGGATACTTTATGTGCCTGAAGCTGAAGCATGTAGATGCGGAAGCACTTCGCCTCCATTTGCTGGAGAAATACGGCGTCGGTACTATTGCCTTGGGCAAAACAGACTTGCGCATCGCGTTCTCCTGTATTGAAGAAGAAAATATCGAAGAGTTGTTCTCCCTGATCTACCAAGGGGCTCTTGATCTGCAAGCGTAG
- a CDS encoding acyltransferase, with translation MAQKERIAELDYLRSFAFLAVVYQHVIGIYIRKPGVSEETSFLFGMLFHLMKFAVPAFVFVTGLVLFYNYYERLAYPRFIQKRFTEIIIPYLIWSLVYMVWHHDLTGWNLHTFMLVLKKWLTGTSSYHLWFVVMIFQFYLLYPVYRQLFRWAIQFFRGKVGRWGIIGAAALAYTALMWFSARYLPANAFRFEISWLDAYLIKFRDRNFLYYSFYFLMGGLAAFALPKFRVLLQRSWLSLFTAFGIMYGYIGYELVKYSGGLPVNLNVATTLKPSMFFYTVIQLLILYLLVLWVNTSKAHWKKALSLLGHYSYGAYLIHALVLTYVMKLLNKWEWTSNGLGGSLLAFVLCSLLSFLGSYLLAKLPFGSWLVGAAEKKTKSSPVRSPREKERQAI, from the coding sequence ATGGCCCAAAAAGAGCGAATTGCTGAGCTGGATTATCTCCGCTCCTTTGCGTTTTTAGCTGTCGTGTATCAGCATGTAATCGGCATCTATATACGCAAACCGGGGGTGAGTGAAGAGACATCCTTTTTATTTGGCATGTTATTTCATTTAATGAAATTTGCCGTCCCGGCTTTTGTGTTTGTCACCGGGCTGGTGCTGTTTTATAATTACTATGAACGTCTGGCATATCCGCGTTTTATCCAAAAGCGGTTTACCGAGATCATCATTCCCTATCTGATTTGGTCACTTGTCTATATGGTATGGCATCACGATCTGACAGGGTGGAACCTGCATACCTTCATGCTTGTGTTGAAAAAATGGCTGACCGGAACCAGTTCCTATCACTTGTGGTTTGTGGTCATGATTTTTCAATTTTATTTGCTGTATCCTGTCTATCGTCAGCTCTTTCGCTGGGCGATTCAATTCTTTCGCGGCAAGGTCGGCAGATGGGGCATCATCGGTGCGGCTGCACTTGCCTATACGGCGTTGATGTGGTTTTCAGCCAGGTATCTTCCCGCTAACGCTTTTCGCTTTGAGATCAGTTGGTTGGATGCCTATCTGATCAAATTTCGCGACCGCAATTTTCTGTATTACTCCTTCTATTTTTTGATGGGGGGGCTTGCAGCATTTGCGTTGCCAAAGTTCCGCGTTTTATTGCAGAGGAGCTGGCTGTCCCTTTTTACAGCATTTGGCATTATGTATGGCTATATCGGATATGAACTGGTAAAATATTCTGGAGGATTGCCAGTCAATCTGAATGTTGCGACGACACTAAAGCCATCCATGTTTTTCTATACCGTGATTCAGCTCCTGATTCTCTATCTGCTTGTCCTTTGGGTAAACACATCCAAAGCGCATTGGAAGAAAGCACTTTCGCTTCTCGGTCATTATTCGTACGGGGCGTACCTGATCCATGCACTGGTTCTGACGTATGTCATGAAGCTGTTGAATAAATGGGAGTGGACCAGCAATGGGCTGGGAGGGAGTTTGCTTGCCTTTGTCCTCTGTTCCCTGCTCTCCTTTTTAGGGTCCTATCTGCTCGCCAAATTACCGTTCGGGTCCTGGCTGGTGGGGGCAGCGGAGAAAAAGACAAAAAGCTCGCCCGTACGATCCCCGAGGGAAAAGGAAAGGCAAGCGATATAA
- a CDS encoding DMT family transporter yields the protein MISAYLQLALSMAFVGINISIGKEIVEHVPVFLFSEFRFILASLILLPLLAMRGEWKSSWEKSEGKTLFWQSFFGVFLFSICMLYGVQWTTATSAGIITSTVPACIALFSYLLLREKIRSHQWVSILLSVVGISMITFVGGGANLEMAAMFGNLLVFLAVISEALFTIFAKRLSGRITPFQMTAAINTISLVLFLPFAIADFVKTDLSAVPLKIWLLMIYYAVTASVLSFVLWYRGVAKVAASTAGLFTGFMPISAALVSILFLGEHFTWAHGVGMLFVLAAIVAGTRSRMAQPVIDHAENG from the coding sequence TTGATCTCCGCTTATTTACAGTTGGCATTATCCATGGCGTTTGTTGGCATCAATATCTCTATCGGCAAAGAGATCGTGGAGCATGTGCCGGTATTCTTGTTTTCAGAATTCCGTTTTATTCTCGCTTCCCTTATCCTTCTTCCTTTACTGGCAATGCGTGGAGAGTGGAAAAGCTCATGGGAAAAGAGCGAGGGTAAGACGTTGTTCTGGCAATCCTTTTTTGGTGTATTTTTATTCAGTATTTGTATGCTTTACGGTGTTCAGTGGACAACAGCCACTTCGGCCGGGATTATCACCAGTACGGTCCCAGCCTGCATCGCACTTTTTTCCTATTTGCTGTTGCGGGAAAAGATCCGCTCTCATCAATGGGTTTCGATTCTTCTCTCCGTGGTCGGGATCAGCATGATTACCTTCGTCGGAGGGGGAGCAAATCTGGAGATGGCCGCCATGTTTGGCAATCTTCTCGTTTTCCTGGCGGTGATCTCAGAAGCGCTGTTTACGATTTTTGCCAAGCGATTGTCTGGCCGGATCACCCCTTTTCAAATGACAGCAGCTATCAATACGATCAGCCTGGTTCTGTTTCTTCCTTTTGCCATTGCTGATTTTGTAAAAACGGATCTTTCAGCTGTCCCGCTCAAAATCTGGCTTTTAATGATCTATTACGCGGTTACTGCCAGTGTGCTTTCCTTTGTACTCTGGTATCGGGGAGTCGCCAAAGTAGCTGCTTCCACAGCCGGTCTGTTTACCGGTTTTATGCCGATCAGTGCAGCACTCGTTTCCATTCTGTTTTTGGGAGAACATTTTACCTGGGCTCATGGAGTCGGTATGCTGTTTGTGCTGGCAGCAATTGTGGCGGGCACCAGAAGCAGAATGGCGCAGCCGGTTATCGATCACGCGGAAAACGGATGA
- the def gene encoding peptide deformylase: MAERIIVQLGDPILREKSKPIKTITQNVYKVLNDMAETIYAAKGRAGLSAIQIGIPKQLVVMDCGTGLIELINPVIVERRGEEMGTEGCLSIPGVVGLVKRATYVKVRTLDRTGNEQILEAEGFLARCMQHEIDHLHGILYIDYVEELYHDRNGKKLRAADANPILAHRIPVRR; encoded by the coding sequence ATGGCAGAACGGATCATTGTGCAACTGGGAGACCCGATTCTTCGGGAAAAATCGAAGCCCATCAAGACTATCACTCAAAATGTCTATAAAGTGCTGAATGACATGGCAGAAACGATCTATGCCGCCAAAGGCAGGGCAGGTCTTTCCGCCATTCAAATTGGAATACCCAAGCAGCTTGTAGTCATGGATTGTGGTACCGGTTTGATCGAGCTGATCAATCCGGTCATCGTCGAGCGCAGAGGGGAAGAGATGGGTACGGAAGGATGTCTGTCCATACCTGGGGTGGTCGGCCTGGTAAAACGGGCGACGTATGTAAAAGTACGGACGCTTGATCGTACGGGAAACGAGCAGATACTGGAAGCGGAAGGCTTTTTGGCCCGCTGCATGCAGCATGAAATTGATCATTTGCACGGCATACTCTACATTGACTACGTGGAAGAATTGTATCATGATCGCAACGGCAAAAAACTTAGAGCTGCTGATGCGAATCCGATTCTTGCCCATCGGATCCCTGTGAGGAGATAA
- a CDS encoding DedA family protein: MHMDIHYWIQHYGYIGIAFILLLEMIGIPFPGETILIVSGIAWVTGELSLLPLLLFATLGNIAGCSLAYLLGRVFGRKLLLDYGRFVRLTPEKLEKAEHKFQKYQIAIVLFAKFLAGIRVLASYLAGVNRMSFLTFSLYNTAGSILWVTVFVVFGKYIEFAWMKYHSLLHQFFRG; this comes from the coding sequence ATGCATATGGATATACATTACTGGATCCAACATTATGGATATATCGGGATTGCGTTCATTTTGCTGTTAGAAATGATCGGTATCCCTTTTCCGGGGGAAACCATTCTGATCGTCTCAGGCATCGCTTGGGTGACAGGCGAGCTTTCTTTGCTTCCTCTGCTTCTCTTTGCCACGCTTGGCAATATCGCTGGTTGCTCGCTTGCCTATCTACTGGGACGCGTGTTTGGACGAAAATTACTGCTCGACTACGGAAGGTTTGTGCGATTAACGCCTGAAAAACTGGAGAAGGCAGAGCATAAATTTCAGAAATATCAAATCGCAATTGTTCTGTTTGCCAAATTTCTCGCAGGAATTCGTGTCCTCGCCTCTTATTTGGCTGGAGTAAACCGTATGTCTTTTTTGACCTTCTCCCTCTATAACACAGCGGGTTCGATTCTCTGGGTCACTGTTTTTGTTGTATTTGGAAAATATATAGAGTTTGCATGGATGAAATACCATTCGCTGTTACATCAGTTTTTCCGAGGATAA
- a CDS encoding homoserine dehydrogenase codes for MKRWDLVISGFGTVGKQVARLLTERKERYRQRYDADVRLVAVMRSKAGCYDPEGVSSELLQAFSEENCMGDMTFTGIDFLKGSTYDVLIETGPSDLETGGAALSYMKTALAAKRHVIAVSKGALVVDYSTLSALAREHGVFLKVSGATAAALPTVDLLQYNLAGSDVTYMEGIFTGTANYVLGAMMEEGNTMETAIARAQQMGIAEPDPRFDLEGWDTASKLTIIANAAFEAKLGLSDVKREGIMTITQEQIAKWKAESLVPKLVGSLRKEGEVLKAAVELRLLESDHPFARVLGTTKAVRVETDTMGELLVVGGKSDPVAAASAALKDFEHVLQQTR; via the coding sequence GTGAAAAGATGGGATCTCGTGATTTCTGGATTCGGAACAGTGGGGAAACAGGTCGCCCGATTACTGACAGAACGAAAGGAAAGGTACCGCCAGCGATACGATGCAGACGTGAGACTTGTGGCGGTTATGCGCTCAAAAGCCGGATGTTACGATCCAGAGGGCGTATCATCCGAGCTGCTCCAAGCTTTTTCGGAAGAGAATTGCATGGGGGACATGACATTCACGGGAATTGATTTTCTGAAGGGCAGCACTTATGACGTACTGATCGAAACAGGTCCGTCTGATCTGGAAACAGGTGGCGCTGCTCTCTCTTATATGAAGACGGCTTTGGCCGCCAAAAGACATGTGATTGCGGTTTCCAAAGGGGCGTTGGTAGTAGATTATTCCACTTTGTCAGCACTTGCTCGCGAACACGGAGTCTTTTTGAAAGTAAGCGGAGCGACAGCCGCGGCACTTCCAACCGTAGACTTGCTTCAATACAATTTGGCAGGCTCTGACGTCACTTACATGGAGGGGATTTTTACAGGGACCGCCAATTATGTGCTGGGAGCAATGATGGAGGAAGGCAACACGATGGAAACAGCAATTGCCCGTGCACAGCAGATGGGGATTGCCGAACCCGATCCCCGGTTTGATTTGGAAGGGTGGGACACGGCGAGCAAGCTAACGATCATCGCCAATGCGGCCTTTGAAGCCAAGCTTGGCCTTTCGGATGTAAAACGTGAAGGGATCATGACCATCACTCAGGAGCAAATCGCGAAGTGGAAAGCCGAATCCCTCGTTCCCAAGCTGGTGGGCAGCTTGCGAAAGGAGGGTGAAGTGCTTAAAGCGGCGGTTGAACTTCGGCTGCTGGAGTCAGACCATCCTTTTGCACGGGTCTTGGGTACAACCAAAGCCGTTCGTGTGGAAACGGATACGATGGGGGAGTTGTTGGTCGTCGGAGGCAAATCAGACCCAGTGGCTGCAGCATCTGCCGCTCTAAAGGATTTTGAGCATGTGTTGCAACAAACCAGGTAA